Proteins encoded by one window of Paenibacillus urinalis:
- the ptsP gene encoding phosphoenolpyruvate--protein phosphotransferase, with protein sequence MIQGISGAAGVAIGKAFVLPSWEWDLPDQKMDAVDLAREFERLYEGIKTSRDEIQHIKQEFNEVVGPEESSIFDAHLAILEDPVFMNEIQGIIERQYKAAEVAVKEAIDHFVTMFDLLDDEYMKERALDIKDVGNRLLKHLLGAPEITLPLDTQPYILVANELSPSQLAHLNPNYVLGIVTLIGGKTSHSAIMARALGIPMVSGLENSVNLPVQTGDVLVINGDEGIVYVNPDPLIIEKYTEIRDQQLRKKEQLQVLAEVDAVTKDGTQLNLAANISSVKELDMSLRSGAKGVGLFRTEFLYMDRHSFPSEEEQYEVYRHVVEKTGGNAVVIRTLDIGGDKQLDYFPLPEEDNPFLGYRAIRISLELKDLFKTQLTAILRASVHGKVKIMYPMISSLDEIREANQILNEVKASLSERGISYDPNIEVGIMIEVPAAVVIADLLAREVDFFSIGTNDLVQYVLAVDRMNEQIAHLYQPFHPSVLRLLRMTAEAAHAAGISVSVCGELAGDERAVPIWLALGIHNLSMSPQSLLRVKHRVLNTEAAKAVTVAKSCLTMSTGKEIEAELEKYKRNSTQSTSLS encoded by the coding sequence ATGATACAAGGCATCTCAGGAGCGGCTGGTGTAGCCATCGGCAAAGCATTTGTTCTTCCAAGCTGGGAGTGGGATTTACCGGATCAGAAGATGGACGCTGTAGACCTGGCTCGGGAGTTCGAACGGCTGTACGAGGGGATTAAAACATCCCGTGATGAGATTCAGCATATTAAGCAGGAATTCAATGAAGTGGTGGGTCCCGAGGAATCGAGCATTTTTGATGCTCACTTGGCCATATTAGAAGACCCGGTGTTCATGAATGAGATTCAGGGGATTATTGAACGCCAATATAAAGCGGCCGAGGTCGCTGTAAAGGAAGCGATTGACCACTTTGTCACGATGTTTGACCTCTTGGATGATGAATATATGAAGGAACGGGCACTGGACATCAAGGATGTAGGAAACCGTCTCTTGAAGCATTTATTGGGTGCTCCAGAGATTACACTTCCTCTGGATACACAGCCCTATATTCTGGTAGCGAACGAGCTGTCTCCATCCCAATTGGCGCACTTGAATCCCAATTATGTGCTTGGTATCGTGACGCTGATCGGCGGCAAGACCTCGCATTCCGCAATTATGGCTAGAGCTCTCGGAATCCCCATGGTATCAGGCCTTGAGAATAGTGTTAATCTTCCGGTTCAAACAGGGGATGTTCTCGTTATTAATGGCGATGAAGGAATAGTGTATGTTAATCCGGATCCACTTATTATCGAGAAATATACGGAAATCCGTGATCAGCAGCTGCGGAAGAAGGAGCAGCTTCAAGTTCTGGCGGAGGTGGATGCTGTCACCAAGGACGGAACACAGCTGAATCTGGCCGCCAACATCAGCTCTGTCAAAGAGCTGGACATGTCGCTTCGATCCGGGGCTAAGGGGGTCGGCCTATTCCGTACGGAGTTCTTATATATGGATCGTCATTCATTCCCTAGTGAAGAGGAGCAATATGAAGTATACCGGCATGTAGTGGAGAAGACAGGCGGGAATGCTGTAGTTATACGTACACTGGATATTGGCGGGGATAAACAGCTTGATTATTTCCCTCTTCCCGAGGAAGACAATCCTTTCCTTGGATACCGGGCGATCCGAATCAGCCTGGAGCTCAAGGATCTGTTCAAGACGCAGCTGACGGCTATTTTGCGGGCAAGCGTACATGGCAAAGTGAAGATCATGTATCCAATGATTTCATCACTCGATGAGATTAGGGAAGCGAATCAGATCTTGAATGAAGTAAAGGCAAGCCTGTCGGAGCGAGGAATCTCTTATGACCCCAACATTGAAGTAGGGATTATGATTGAAGTGCCGGCTGCCGTAGTTATCGCCGATCTGCTGGCCAGAGAGGTGGATTTCTTCAGCATTGGAACTAATGATCTTGTACAGTATGTTCTGGCTGTTGATCGCATGAATGAACAAATTGCCCACTTATATCAACCGTTCCACCCTTCTGTATTAAGACTTCTACGTATGACGGCAGAGGCTGCGCATGCAGCAGGAATTAGTGTCAGTGTCTGTGGAGAACTGGCCGGTGATGAAAGGGCGGTTCCGATCTGGCTGGCGCTGGGCATTCACAATTTGAGCATGTCTCCTCAATCTCTACTGAGAGTGAAGCACCGTGTGCTGAATACGGAAGCAGCGAAGGCTGTAACCGTGGCGAAATCTTGTCTAACCATGTCGACCGGTAAAGAAATTGAGGCAGAGCTGGAGAAGTATAAACGGAATTCGACACAAAGCACTTCATTGTCTTAA
- a CDS encoding type 1 glutamine amidotransferase domain-containing protein, whose protein sequence is MRLAGKKVIALVDEEFEDLELWYPVHRVREEGAEVHLAGEVKDKTYVGKYGVPAKAEYSFDELNSQDYDGILVPGGWAPDKLRRYPKVIELIQEMHRDHKIIGQICHAGWVLISAKILQGVTVTSTPGIRDDMENAGAIWKDEPVVIDGNIVSARRPPDLPPYGKAFCDLLADES, encoded by the coding sequence ATGAGATTAGCAGGTAAAAAAGTCATTGCACTGGTGGATGAAGAGTTTGAAGATTTGGAATTATGGTACCCTGTTCATCGGGTGCGTGAAGAAGGCGCCGAGGTTCATCTTGCCGGAGAAGTAAAAGACAAGACCTATGTAGGCAAGTACGGTGTCCCGGCCAAGGCTGAATACAGTTTCGACGAGCTGAATAGTCAAGACTACGACGGTATACTCGTTCCCGGCGGCTGGGCACCGGATAAGCTGCGGAGATATCCTAAGGTCATAGAGCTTATTCAGGAAATGCATCGGGATCACAAGATCATTGGTCAGATCTGTCATGCCGGCTGGGTATTGATCTCTGCCAAGATATTGCAGGGTGTGACGGTCACTTCAACACCAGGAATCCGTGATGATATGGAGAATGCAGGTGCGATCTGGAAGGACGAGCCTGTGGTCATTGATGGAAACATTGTTTCCGCTCGCAGACCACCTGACTTGCCGCCATACGGCAAAGCCTTCTGTGATCTGCTCGCAGATGAATCCTGA
- the acsA gene encoding acetate--CoA ligase: MSHDQNEFIATVVERSNLGDYTQAREQFSWEEVKKHFTWYETGKVNMAYEAIDRHVDEGNGARTALLYSDAVREEAYSFLDLSEGSNRFGNVLRKYGISKGDRVFIFMPRSPELYLSLLGTLKVGAIVGPLFEAFMETAVKDRLLDSEAVALITVPQLLPRINRDELPQLKHIFVVGGGAQEQEGFIDYDAEMAAASDELELEWLSLEDGMILHYTSGSTGKPKGVYHVHNAMIQHYYTGKVVLDLREDDIYWCTADPGWVTGTSYGIFAPWLNGVTNVIRGGRFSPQDWYQTIVNNKVTVWYSAPTAFRMLMSAGDEVIKQFDLSTLRHVLSVGEPLNPEVVRWGTKAYNQRIHDTWWMTETGAQLICNYPGMVIKPGSMGKPLPGIEAAIINDQGEELPPYSMGNLAIKTPWPSMMRQVWNNQPKYDEYFRIPGWYVSGDSAYMDEDGYFWFQGRIDDVINSSGERIGPFEVESKLVEHPAVAEAGVIGKPDLVRGEIIKAFVSLREGYEPTQELKDDIYRFVKEGLSAHAAPREIEFKDKLPKTRSGKIMRRVLKAWELDLPAGDLSTIED; the protein is encoded by the coding sequence ATGAGTCATGATCAAAATGAATTTATCGCGACTGTCGTAGAGCGTAGTAATCTGGGAGATTACACACAGGCTCGTGAGCAATTTAGCTGGGAAGAAGTGAAGAAGCACTTTACGTGGTATGAAACAGGCAAAGTAAATATGGCATATGAAGCGATTGATCGTCATGTGGACGAAGGTAATGGGGCACGTACAGCGCTCCTCTACAGTGATGCGGTCAGAGAGGAAGCGTACAGCTTCCTGGATCTTAGTGAAGGCTCTAATCGATTTGGTAATGTACTCCGTAAGTACGGAATATCCAAAGGTGATCGGGTCTTTATTTTTATGCCAAGAAGCCCTGAGCTGTACTTGAGTCTGCTAGGTACATTGAAGGTCGGAGCTATAGTGGGTCCGTTATTTGAAGCCTTCATGGAAACGGCAGTGAAGGATCGTCTGCTTGATAGTGAAGCGGTAGCACTGATCACCGTTCCGCAGCTGCTGCCGCGTATCAATCGTGACGAACTGCCTCAGCTGAAGCATATTTTCGTCGTGGGCGGCGGAGCACAGGAGCAAGAGGGCTTTATTGACTACGATGCAGAGATGGCAGCGGCTTCAGATGAGCTGGAGCTGGAGTGGCTTAGTCTGGAAGACGGTATGATTCTGCACTATACCTCCGGATCGACTGGCAAGCCCAAAGGGGTCTATCACGTTCACAACGCAATGATTCAGCATTACTATACAGGGAAGGTCGTCCTGGATTTACGAGAGGATGATATTTATTGGTGTACCGCGGATCCTGGATGGGTGACGGGTACGTCTTATGGTATTTTTGCGCCTTGGTTGAATGGAGTCACGAACGTGATCAGAGGCGGCAGATTCAGTCCACAGGATTGGTATCAAACGATTGTCAATAATAAAGTTACGGTGTGGTACAGTGCTCCTACAGCATTTCGAATGCTGATGAGTGCAGGGGATGAGGTCATTAAGCAATTTGATTTGTCTACTCTGCGTCATGTACTCTCCGTAGGCGAGCCTTTGAATCCTGAGGTGGTCAGATGGGGAACCAAAGCCTACAATCAGCGCATTCATGATACCTGGTGGATGACGGAGACCGGAGCTCAGCTTATCTGTAACTATCCAGGTATGGTGATTAAGCCGGGCTCAATGGGTAAACCGCTCCCGGGTATTGAGGCTGCAATTATTAATGATCAAGGGGAGGAGCTTCCTCCGTATTCCATGGGTAATCTGGCAATTAAGACACCGTGGCCTTCCATGATGAGACAGGTGTGGAACAATCAGCCCAAATACGACGAATATTTTCGTATTCCTGGCTGGTATGTATCCGGGGATTCAGCTTATATGGATGAGGACGGGTATTTTTGGTTCCAAGGCAGAATTGACGATGTCATCAACTCTTCTGGCGAACGAATCGGTCCTTTTGAAGTAGAGAGCAAGCTCGTAGAGCATCCAGCAGTTGCAGAAGCGGGCGTAATTGGTAAACCGGATCTCGTTCGAGGTGAGATTATTAAGGCCTTTGTCTCCTTACGAGAAGGCTATGAACCTACACAGGAATTGAAGGACGATATTTACCGTTTTGTAAAAGAGGGCTTATCGGCTCATGCAGCACCTCGCGAAATAGAGTTTAAGGATAAATTACCGAAGACTCGATCAGGGAAGATTATGCGAAGAGTGCTTAAAGCGTGGGAGCTTGATTTACCTGCTGGCGATTTGTCCACGATTGAAGATTAG
- the ytxJ gene encoding bacillithiol system redox-active protein YtxJ: MKTMTRLTSIEQLEEAVTQSSETPLLLFKHSTRCPISAHAYEEVQAYLEAAPNEQINYSIVLVIEDRAVSTAAAERLGVRHESPQTILVKNGHPVWHTSHSGITSRDLSSVLSST, encoded by the coding sequence ATGAAAACGATGACAAGACTGACTAGTATAGAACAGCTTGAAGAAGCAGTTACACAGTCTTCAGAGACTCCGCTTCTGCTATTTAAACATAGTACTCGTTGTCCCATCAGTGCACATGCATATGAAGAGGTACAAGCCTACCTGGAAGCCGCACCTAATGAACAGATTAATTACTCCATTGTATTGGTCATTGAGGACCGGGCCGTATCTACAGCCGCAGCAGAGCGTTTGGGAGTTCGGCATGAGTCTCCACAGACGATTCTGGTGAAGAATGGGCATCCAGTCTGGCATACTTCCCACTCCGGAATCACTTCAAGAGACCTTAGTTCGGTTTTGAGCTCGACTTAA
- a CDS encoding transglycosylase domain-containing protein has protein sequence MVDDKDKKPDEQPSRKRKFLSRLGSFVKWMVVLAFVGILFVGGALTGYIASIVKDEPVRSRAAIEQAVSENALTGFAYFADGSAIGQLRTEEDRRIVELEDIPQIVLDAVTSIEDDTFYEHKGVDITGTLRAVKERVLNEPVQTGGSTLTQQLARRVFLSLDKTEDRKVKEILLSLRLERFLTKDEIITAYLNKVPFGNGSSGYNVYGIKAAAKGIFNVNDLNDLNIAQAAYLAGLPQLPSAYSAFNGKGEFNEDNFDNAIERQERVLGRMLALGKITQDEHDEALAFDLKSSLAPRVAKAYNTYPYLMLETERQAAKVLIDVLYPEGEAPDKSDSELTEEALQKLRTGGYRVYTTINKNVYKTMRAIAEDDSNFSAYNESKGLEQTAAMMIDHKTGKILGMIEGRDFNTENLNFATQMVRQPGSAMKPIAAFLPALEEGIIQPASILDDSPIILKDGQKGYHIPKNSNGNYNGLVTARYALNQSLNIPALKIFNEELGLQKAWDFAKSLGITTLTDVDYTNATTGVLGGLTYGVSVEELTNAYGAIANNGVFNDAYMIEKIVDSQGNIVYSHEAAPKEVFSKETAYLMTDMLSTVISDGTGKLVRDNFNKYGEIEIAGKTGTTQNYADVWFQGYTPDVTLGVWVGYNNKETLSTLAKGAERERARRLWAKILNEVNEAEPDLFPTKTFTKPENITTKTVSAYSGKLPTSLTDKFVTDIFNTKYVPTESDDAVAKSKYITYNGVNYIPRDETPSDMLKEQTVVKRERPISELIKQLQEAFKVMAEHEPLSYYLPDDADEDMPKEVDPRKDDGANPDAPGNVRMTVNNGNAVITFNPSAAGDVVGYRLYRSMNGGPFQNQGKVVLAGNPTSFSSYAGSSVQFYIVAVDVAGRESAPSAIVSSGGQAPPPVEETPDTPIEVPGTVVDPDANPDGDTGANSNTDASGAPAAPSGVSAQITEQGIVITWAEQEGVTGFNVYYSETGQEPFQHVGTAGFTAFTYNNAEAKGAFRVTAVNAAGESSPSAPVSP, from the coding sequence ATGGTTGATGATAAGGATAAAAAACCTGATGAGCAGCCTTCCCGCAAAAGAAAATTCTTAAGCAGGTTGGGTAGTTTTGTAAAATGGATGGTCGTTCTTGCTTTCGTAGGTATCCTGTTTGTCGGCGGTGCACTTACAGGTTACATAGCATCCATTGTTAAAGACGAGCCTGTCCGCTCCAGAGCTGCAATCGAACAAGCGGTGAGTGAGAATGCACTAACGGGTTTTGCTTATTTTGCAGACGGTTCAGCAATCGGTCAACTTAGGACAGAAGAAGACCGGCGTATTGTGGAACTGGAGGACATTCCTCAAATCGTGCTTGATGCAGTGACTTCTATCGAGGATGATACTTTTTATGAACATAAAGGCGTAGACATAACAGGTACTCTTAGAGCTGTCAAGGAGAGGGTGCTTAACGAGCCTGTACAAACAGGCGGGAGCACATTAACTCAGCAGCTGGCAAGACGGGTCTTCCTGAGTCTGGACAAGACGGAAGATCGGAAAGTGAAGGAAATTTTACTATCCTTGCGTTTAGAACGGTTTTTGACCAAGGATGAAATCATTACAGCTTATTTAAATAAGGTTCCTTTCGGGAATGGCTCCAGCGGATACAACGTATACGGGATCAAAGCTGCAGCCAAAGGTATTTTTAATGTGAACGATCTAAATGATCTGAACATTGCACAGGCTGCCTATTTGGCGGGTCTGCCTCAGCTTCCTTCCGCCTACTCCGCTTTTAACGGTAAAGGTGAGTTCAATGAGGACAATTTCGACAATGCCATTGAGCGTCAGGAGCGTGTGCTCGGACGTATGCTTGCTTTGGGCAAGATAACACAGGATGAACATGATGAGGCATTAGCGTTTGATCTGAAGTCATCGCTTGCACCAAGAGTGGCCAAGGCATACAATACGTATCCTTACCTTATGCTTGAAACCGAAAGACAGGCTGCCAAGGTGCTCATAGATGTGCTCTATCCTGAAGGAGAAGCTCCGGATAAATCGGACAGTGAGCTGACAGAGGAAGCGCTGCAGAAGCTTCGTACCGGCGGATATCGCGTCTATACGACAATTAATAAAAATGTCTATAAGACGATGCGTGCCATCGCCGAGGATGATAGCAACTTCTCAGCGTATAACGAGAGCAAAGGCTTAGAGCAGACGGCTGCCATGATGATTGATCACAAGACCGGAAAAATTCTCGGCATGATCGAAGGCCGCGATTTTAATACTGAGAATTTGAACTTTGCCACGCAGATGGTGAGACAGCCGGGTTCAGCCATGAAGCCGATTGCCGCATTTCTTCCGGCGCTTGAAGAAGGAATTATACAACCAGCCTCCATTCTTGATGATTCGCCGATCATTTTGAAGGATGGTCAGAAGGGCTATCATATTCCGAAGAACTCAAACGGAAATTATAATGGGCTTGTGACAGCAAGATACGCGTTGAACCAATCTCTTAACATTCCAGCCCTCAAAATCTTTAATGAAGAGCTGGGTCTTCAGAAGGCTTGGGATTTCGCGAAGAGTTTAGGTATCACTACCTTGACGGATGTAGATTATACGAATGCAACTACCGGTGTACTCGGAGGTCTCACTTACGGTGTATCCGTAGAAGAGCTGACGAATGCATATGGTGCAATTGCGAACAATGGTGTCTTTAATGATGCCTACATGATTGAGAAAATTGTTGATTCACAAGGGAACATCGTATACTCCCATGAAGCAGCACCGAAGGAAGTTTTCTCTAAGGAAACAGCTTATTTGATGACAGACATGTTAAGCACGGTTATTTCGGACGGTACAGGTAAGCTCGTCAGAGACAATTTCAATAAGTATGGTGAAATTGAAATTGCCGGCAAGACAGGAACGACGCAGAACTATGCAGATGTATGGTTCCAAGGATATACACCGGATGTGACTCTCGGCGTATGGGTGGGCTATAACAACAAGGAGACTCTATCCACACTCGCTAAAGGTGCTGAAAGAGAACGGGCCCGCAGACTCTGGGCTAAAATATTAAACGAAGTCAACGAGGCTGAGCCTGACCTGTTCCCTACCAAGACCTTTACGAAGCCTGAGAATATTACAACCAAGACGGTATCCGCATACAGCGGTAAGCTCCCGACTTCACTTACCGACAAATTCGTAACGGATATCTTCAACACGAAATATGTACCGACCGAAAGCGACGATGCGGTCGCTAAATCGAAGTACATTACTTACAACGGTGTGAATTATATTCCTAGAGACGAGACACCTTCAGATATGCTGAAGGAGCAAACCGTCGTGAAGCGTGAACGTCCAATCTCTGAGCTGATTAAGCAGCTCCAGGAAGCATTTAAAGTTATGGCTGAGCATGAGCCATTATCTTACTACTTGCCGGACGATGCCGATGAAGACATGCCTAAGGAGGTTGACCCTCGTAAGGACGATGGAGCGAATCCAGATGCTCCTGGTAATGTCAGAATGACGGTGAACAACGGAAATGCAGTCATCACCTTTAATCCAAGCGCAGCTGGCGATGTCGTCGGATACAGACTATATCGGAGCATGAACGGTGGTCCGTTCCAGAATCAGGGTAAAGTTGTGCTTGCAGGCAATCCGACTTCATTTAGCAGCTATGCCGGCAGCAGCGTACAGTTCTACATCGTTGCCGTCGATGTGGCTGGCAGAGAATCAGCACCTAGTGCAATTGTCAGCAGCGGCGGTCAGGCTCCTCCTCCAGTGGAAGAGACACCTGACACTCCTATTGAGGTTCCAGGTACGGTCGTCGATCCAGATGCGAACCCGGACGGTGACACTGGAGCGAACAGCAATACCGATGCGTCAGGTGCGCCTGCAGCCCCTAGCGGCGTTTCAGCCCAGATTACAGAGCAAGGCATTGTTATCACTTGGGCGGAACAGGAAGGCGTAACAGGATTCAATGTTTACTATAGTGAAACGGGGCAGGAGCCTTTCCAGCATGTTGGAACTGCTGGTTTCACGGCATTCACTTACAATAATGCGGAAGCCAAGGGTGCATTCAGAGTAACCGCGGTTAACGCGGCTGGAGAATCCAGTCCGTCAGCACCAGTAAGTCCTTAA
- the ccpA gene encoding catabolite control protein A: MTVTIYDVAREAGVSMATVSRVVNNNPNVKPQTRKKVYEAIERLGYRPNAVARGLASKKTTTVGVVIPDISNSIFAEIARGIEDIANMYHYNIILCNADKKKEKEIRVINTLLEKQVDGLLFMGGTVTDEHIQAFQTAAVPIVLCATSDEKGTFPSVDIDHEAAAFDAVSTLVRHGHREIAMISGTLQDPANGYARFQGYKRALETAGIEYQEDLVRIGNYRYESGVEAMKYFLGLKKKPTAIFSATDEMAIGAIHSIQDEGLKVPDDFSIISVDNIRMASMVRPQLTTVAQPMYDLGAVAMRLLTKLMKKENVENPRVILPHETILRLSVSHV; the protein is encoded by the coding sequence GTGACGGTAACCATTTACGACGTAGCACGTGAAGCCGGAGTATCTATGGCAACGGTTTCGCGGGTTGTGAACAACAACCCTAACGTTAAGCCACAAACGCGTAAAAAAGTATATGAAGCCATAGAAAGACTCGGGTATCGTCCGAATGCAGTAGCAAGGGGGCTTGCTAGTAAGAAGACGACAACGGTCGGAGTCGTTATTCCGGATATCTCGAATTCGATTTTTGCCGAAATTGCTCGGGGAATTGAAGATATCGCGAATATGTACCATTATAACATCATCCTATGTAACGCCGATAAGAAGAAGGAAAAGGAAATTCGTGTTATTAACACCCTTCTGGAAAAACAAGTGGACGGGCTTCTGTTCATGGGCGGTACAGTGACCGATGAGCATATTCAAGCTTTTCAAACAGCGGCAGTGCCGATTGTTCTTTGTGCGACGAGTGACGAGAAAGGAACGTTCCCTTCCGTCGATATCGATCACGAAGCAGCCGCTTTTGATGCGGTAAGCACACTGGTACGCCATGGTCACCGTGAAATTGCGATGATTAGCGGGACACTCCAAGACCCAGCGAATGGTTATGCAAGATTCCAGGGCTACAAGCGTGCGCTTGAAACAGCCGGGATCGAGTACCAGGAAGATTTGGTACGCATCGGCAACTATCGTTATGAGTCTGGTGTGGAAGCAATGAAGTACTTCCTTGGATTGAAGAAAAAACCAACCGCAATATTCAGTGCAACCGATGAGATGGCGATTGGTGCGATCCACAGCATTCAGGATGAGGGGCTCAAAGTTCCAGACGACTTCTCGATCATCAGTGTCGATAATATTCGAATGGCTTCTATGGTTCGTCCACAGCTGACGACTGTAGCTCAGCCGATGTATGATCTTGGCGCGGTAGCGATGCGTCTGCTCACCAAGCTGATGAAAAAAGAGAACGTGGAGAATCCGCGTGTTATTTTGCCGCACGAAACGATTCTGCGTTTGTCAGTTAGTCATGTGTAA
- a CDS encoding GNAT family N-acetyltransferase codes for MNHTKHHHAHSLVKNSREIVVEGPVPAALLQDLVMHPDLDAFRRPHEQQEALIQISELPEGRIIIAREQDTIIGYVTFHYPDEMERWSEGNMKDLIELGAIEVANDYRSYGIGRALIQHAFEHEQMEEYIVFTTEYYWHWDLKGSGLSVWDYRKMMERLMKTVDMVWYATDDPEICAHPANCLMVRIGSKVPLASKEQFDHVRFKQRYMY; via the coding sequence ATGAACCATACCAAACATCACCACGCTCACTCACTTGTTAAGAACAGCAGGGAAATTGTTGTTGAAGGCCCTGTTCCTGCTGCATTGCTGCAGGATCTAGTCATGCATCCGGATCTTGATGCGTTCCGAAGACCTCATGAGCAGCAAGAGGCTCTCATTCAAATATCTGAGCTTCCGGAAGGAAGAATTATCATTGCCAGAGAACAAGACACGATTATCGGGTATGTGACTTTTCATTATCCTGATGAGATGGAGCGTTGGTCTGAAGGGAATATGAAGGATTTGATTGAGCTGGGAGCGATTGAGGTTGCAAATGATTACCGCTCTTACGGGATCGGCCGCGCACTCATTCAGCACGCTTTTGAACATGAACAAATGGAGGAATATATCGTCTTTACGACGGAATATTACTGGCATTGGGATTTGAAAGGAAGCGGACTATCCGTATGGGACTACCGTAAAATGATGGAGCGATTAATGAAGACGGTGGATATGGTCTGGTACGCTACGGATGACCCTGAAATTTGTGCACATCCAGCCAATTGTCTCATGGTGAGAATCGGCAGCAAGGTCCCCCTTGCCTCCAAAGAACAATTCGATCACGTACGGTTTAAACAACGCTATATGTACTAA
- a CDS encoding 5'-methylthioadenosine/adenosylhomocysteine nucleosidase — protein MAQTIGLIGAMDEEIELLLSDMENIVRTDFAGITYTEGDVYGKHVVVCKSGVGKVNAAVTTQILIEKFSVSHIIFTGVAGAVHPDLEIGDIVISTACIHHDIDVTPLGYKRGEIPYQETSAFPADAELIKRAAEACEELSARYISGIVLSGDQFIASKEVVSSLRDEFEGACAEMEGAAVAQVSFMNKIPYVILRAMSDKADGSAHVNFAEFTVESAQKSHRIVEHMLANM, from the coding sequence ATGGCACAAACAATTGGACTCATTGGAGCGATGGATGAAGAGATTGAGCTGTTGCTGTCGGATATGGAGAATATCGTACGCACCGATTTTGCAGGCATAACGTATACCGAAGGAGATGTCTATGGCAAGCATGTGGTCGTATGCAAATCAGGGGTAGGAAAAGTGAATGCGGCTGTAACGACTCAAATTTTGATTGAGAAATTCAGCGTGTCTCATATTATTTTTACAGGGGTAGCTGGTGCTGTACACCCGGATTTGGAGATTGGAGATATCGTCATCTCGACGGCATGTATCCATCACGATATAGATGTTACCCCTCTAGGCTACAAGCGGGGTGAAATTCCTTACCAGGAAACGTCGGCTTTTCCGGCGGATGCCGAATTGATCAAACGGGCGGCAGAAGCATGTGAGGAGTTGTCAGCGAGATATATTAGCGGGATTGTGCTGTCTGGTGATCAGTTTATTGCAAGCAAAGAGGTCGTGAGCAGTCTGCGGGATGAGTTCGAAGGAGCGTGTGCCGAGATGGAGGGGGCTGCAGTCGCACAGGTCAGCTTCATGAATAAAATTCCTTATGTTATTTTGCGTGCCATGTCGGATAAGGCAGATGGCTCAGCCCATGTGAATTTTGCTGAATTTACAGTGGAATCCGCTCAGAAATCCCATCGGATCGTAGAACACATGCTGGCAAATATGTAA